The proteins below come from a single Streptomyces sp. SCSIO 75703 genomic window:
- a CDS encoding CDP-alcohol phosphatidyltransferase family protein, translating into MEVQETRVQTDRVLTIPNILSMARLAGVPLFLWLILRPEFGGPQSDGWALLVLALSGVSDYLDGKLARRWNQISSLGRLLDPAADRLYILSTLLGLTWREILPLWLTLVLLAREAVLLVMVGILRRHGYPPPQVNFLGKAATFNLMYAFPLLLLSDGSGWIASLAAVFGWAFAGWGTTLYWWAGVLYVVQVRRLVRADTEAD; encoded by the coding sequence GTGGAGGTCCAGGAGACCCGCGTGCAGACCGACCGGGTCCTCACCATCCCGAACATCCTCAGCATGGCCCGCCTCGCCGGCGTACCGCTCTTCCTCTGGCTGATCCTCCGGCCCGAGTTCGGCGGCCCGCAGAGCGACGGCTGGGCCCTGCTGGTGCTGGCCCTCAGCGGAGTCAGCGACTACCTGGACGGGAAACTCGCCCGGCGCTGGAACCAGATCAGCAGCCTCGGCCGGCTCCTGGACCCCGCGGCCGACCGCCTGTACATCCTGTCCACCCTTCTCGGCCTCACCTGGCGCGAGATCCTGCCCCTCTGGCTCACCCTCGTCCTCCTCGCCCGCGAGGCCGTCCTGCTCGTGATGGTCGGCATCCTCCGGCGCCACGGCTATCCGCCGCCCCAGGTGAACTTCCTCGGGAAGGCCGCCACCTTCAACCTGATGTACGCCTTCCCCCTCCTCCTGCTGAGCGACGGAAGCGGATGGATCGCGTCACTCGCCGCTGTTTTCGGATGGGCGTTCGCAGGATGGGGTACAACGCTCTACTGGTGGGCAGGAGTTCTCTACGTGGTACAGGTCCGACGCTTGGTACGCGCGGACACCGAGGCCGACTGA
- a CDS encoding mannose-1-phosphate guanyltransferase, which translates to MKAVVMAGGEGTRLRPMTSSMPKPLLPVANRPIMEHVLRLLKKHGLNETVVTVQFLASLVKNYFGDGEELGMELSYANEEKPLGTAGSVKNAEEALKDDAFLVISGDALTDFDLTDLINFHKEKGALVTVCLTRVPNPLEFGITIVDDEGKVERFLEKPTWGQVFSDTVNTGIYVMEPEVFDYVEADVSVDWSGDVFPQLMKEGKPIYGYVAEGYWEDVGTHESYVKAQADVLEGKVDVDLDGFEISPGVWVAEGAEVHPEAELRGPLYIGDYAKVEAGAEIREHTVVGSNVVVKSGAFLHKAVVHDNVYVGPHSNLRGCVVGKNTDIMRAARIEDGAVIGDECLVGEESIVQGNVRVYPFKTIEAGAFVNTSVIWESRGQAHLFGARGVSGILNVEITPELAVRLAGAYATTLKKGSTVTTARDHSRGARALKRAVISALQASAIDVRDLENVPLPVARQQTARGSAGGIMIRTTLGVPDSVDIMFFDSQGADLSQGSQRKLDRVFARQEYRRAFPGEIGDLHFPSSVFDSYTGSLLRNVDTGGIAESGLKVVVDASNGSAGLVLPSLLGKLGVDSLTINPGLDESRPTESADVRRSGLVRLGEIVASSRAAFGVRFDPVGERLSLVDEKGRIIEDDRALLVMLDLIAAERRSGRVALPVTTTRIAEQVAAYHGTQVEWTTTSPDDLTRVGREEGTIFGGDGKGGFIVPEFSSVYDGTAAFVRLIGLVARTQLTLSQIDARIPRAHVLKRDLATPWAVKGLVMRRVVEAAGDRFVDTTDGVRVVETDGRWVMVLPDPAEAVTHLWAEGPDDASAQALLDEWSAVVDSAGR; encoded by the coding sequence ATGAAGGCTGTCGTGATGGCCGGAGGCGAAGGCACACGCCTTCGCCCCATGACCTCGAGCATGCCCAAGCCGCTCCTGCCGGTGGCCAACCGGCCGATCATGGAGCACGTGCTCAGGCTGCTCAAGAAGCATGGGCTCAACGAGACCGTCGTCACGGTCCAATTCCTGGCCTCCCTCGTCAAGAACTACTTCGGCGACGGCGAAGAGCTGGGCATGGAGCTCTCCTACGCGAACGAGGAGAAGCCGCTCGGCACCGCCGGCAGCGTCAAGAACGCCGAGGAGGCGCTCAAGGATGACGCCTTCCTCGTCATCTCCGGCGATGCCCTCACCGACTTCGACCTCACCGACCTGATCAATTTTCACAAGGAAAAGGGCGCGCTCGTCACCGTATGCCTGACACGTGTCCCCAATCCGCTGGAATTCGGTATCACCATCGTTGACGACGAGGGCAAGGTCGAGCGGTTCCTGGAGAAGCCGACCTGGGGCCAGGTCTTCTCCGACACCGTGAACACGGGCATCTACGTCATGGAGCCCGAGGTCTTCGACTACGTGGAGGCCGATGTCTCCGTCGACTGGTCGGGCGACGTCTTCCCGCAGTTGATGAAGGAAGGCAAACCCATCTACGGCTACGTCGCCGAGGGCTACTGGGAGGACGTCGGCACCCACGAGAGCTACGTGAAGGCCCAGGCCGACGTCCTCGAAGGCAAGGTCGACGTCGACCTCGACGGTTTCGAGATCTCGCCCGGCGTGTGGGTCGCCGAAGGCGCCGAGGTGCACCCCGAGGCCGAACTGCGCGGACCCCTGTACATCGGGGACTACGCCAAGGTCGAGGCCGGCGCCGAGATCCGCGAACACACCGTCGTGGGCTCCAACGTCGTCGTCAAGAGCGGCGCCTTCCTGCACAAGGCCGTCGTCCACGACAACGTGTACGTCGGCCCGCACAGCAACCTGCGCGGCTGCGTCGTCGGCAAGAACACCGACATCATGCGGGCCGCGCGGATCGAGGACGGCGCGGTCATCGGCGACGAATGCCTCGTCGGCGAGGAATCGATCGTCCAGGGCAACGTGCGGGTCTACCCGTTCAAGACGATCGAGGCGGGCGCCTTCGTCAACACCTCCGTCATCTGGGAGTCCCGCGGCCAGGCACACCTCTTCGGTGCCCGGGGCGTCTCCGGCATCCTCAACGTCGAGATCACGCCCGAACTGGCCGTCCGGCTCGCCGGCGCCTACGCGACCACCCTGAAGAAGGGCTCCACCGTCACCACGGCCCGCGACCACTCGCGCGGCGCCCGGGCGCTGAAACGAGCCGTGATCTCCGCCCTTCAGGCCAGCGCCATCGACGTCCGGGACCTGGAGAACGTCCCGCTGCCCGTGGCGCGGCAGCAGACCGCGCGGGGCAGCGCCGGCGGCATCATGATCCGCACCACGCTCGGCGTGCCGGACTCGGTCGACATCATGTTCTTCGACAGCCAGGGCGCCGATCTGTCGCAGGGCAGCCAGCGCAAACTGGACCGGGTCTTCGCACGGCAGGAGTACCGGCGCGCGTTCCCCGGCGAGATCGGCGACCTGCACTTCCCGTCCAGCGTGTTCGACTCGTACACCGGCTCGCTGCTGCGCAACGTCGACACCGGCGGGATCGCCGAGTCGGGGCTCAAGGTGGTCGTGGACGCCTCCAACGGCAGTGCGGGCCTCGTCCTGCCCTCCCTGCTCGGCAAGCTGGGCGTCGACTCGCTGACCATCAACCCGGGCCTCGACGAGTCCCGCCCCACGGAGTCGGCCGACGTGCGCCGCTCCGGGCTGGTGCGGCTCGGGGAGATCGTCGCCTCCTCGCGCGCCGCGTTCGGCGTGCGGTTCGACCCCGTCGGCGAGCGGCTGTCCCTGGTGGACGAGAAGGGCCGCATCATCGAGGACGACCGGGCCCTGCTGGTGATGCTCGACCTGATCGCCGCCGAGCGGCGCAGCGGCCGGGTGGCGCTGCCCGTGACGACCACCAGGATCGCCGAACAGGTCGCCGCGTACCACGGCACGCAGGTCGAGTGGACGACGACGTCCCCGGACGACCTGACCCGTGTGGGCCGCGAGGAAGGGACCATCTTCGGCGGCGACGGCAAGGGCGGCTTCATCGTCCCCGAGTTCAGCAGCGTCTACGACGGCACCGCCGCTTTCGTCCGCCTCATCGGGCTCGTCGCCCGGACCCAGCTCACCCTCAGCCAGATCGACGCGCGCATCCCGCGGGCCCACGTCCTCAAGCGGGACCTGGCCACCCCGTGGGCCGTCAAGGGCCTGGTGATGCGGCGGGTCGTGGAGGCGGCCGGAGACCGCTTCGTGGACACCACCGACGGCGTCCGGGTCGTCGAGACCGACGGGCGCTGGGTGATGGTGCTGCCCGACCCCGCCGAGGCCGTCACCCACCTGTGGGCCGAGGGACCCGACGACGCCTCCGCCCAGGCCCTGCTCGACGAGTGGTCGGCGGTCGTGGACAGCGCCGGACGGTAA
- a CDS encoding DUF881 domain-containing protein yields the protein MSLITNVMDHSLDEGYAEAAARKKAEGTGGLPKTFRSKLGLAAGLVLAALVVTVGAAQARVAAPVVAKEREELIDRIAGETEAADTLEKDVDELRDDVDARRREALEKSGDSDGSDLVGVLAGAVAVHGPGVKLVVDDAKDATGGDGRPRGTSGFADTGRVRDRDMQRVVNGLWESGAEAISINGQRLTALSAIRAAGDAILVDNRPLVPPYTVLAVGDGRQLATAFQDSADGLYLHALQENYGIRTALSQAGDLRLPAAPSVIVRTAQPITEKGTS from the coding sequence ATGTCGTTGATCACCAACGTGATGGACCACAGCCTCGACGAGGGCTACGCCGAGGCGGCCGCGCGGAAGAAGGCCGAGGGCACCGGTGGGCTGCCGAAGACGTTCCGCTCCAAGCTCGGGCTAGCGGCCGGACTGGTGCTCGCCGCCTTGGTCGTCACCGTCGGCGCGGCCCAGGCACGGGTCGCCGCGCCCGTCGTCGCCAAGGAACGCGAGGAGCTGATCGACCGCATCGCGGGGGAGACCGAGGCCGCCGACACGCTGGAGAAGGACGTCGACGAACTCCGCGACGACGTCGACGCGCGTCGGCGCGAGGCGCTGGAGAAGAGCGGCGACAGCGACGGCTCCGACCTGGTCGGCGTGCTCGCGGGCGCCGTCGCGGTGCACGGGCCCGGGGTGAAACTGGTCGTCGACGACGCCAAGGACGCCACGGGCGGCGACGGACGGCCGCGCGGCACCTCCGGTTTCGCCGACACCGGCCGGGTCCGCGACCGCGACATGCAGCGCGTGGTCAACGGCCTGTGGGAGTCGGGGGCGGAGGCGATCTCCATCAACGGGCAGCGGCTGACGGCGCTGTCCGCGATCAGGGCCGCGGGAGACGCGATACTGGTCGACAACAGGCCGCTGGTGCCGCCGTACACGGTGCTCGCGGTGGGGGACGGCAGGCAACTCGCCACAGCCTTCCAGGACAGCGCCGACGGGCTGTACCTGCACGCGCTGCAGGAGAACTACGGCATCCGCACCGCCTTGTCGCAGGCGGGTGACCTCCGGCTGCCCGCCGCACCGAGCGTGATCGTACGAACCGCACAGCCGATAACCGAGAAGGGCACATCGTGA
- a CDS encoding small basic family protein: MIAVLGLVVGVVAGLLVQPEVPAAVEPYLPIAVVAALDAVFGGLRAMLDGIFDDKVFVVSFLSNVVVAALIVFLGDKLGVGAQLSTGVVVVLGIRIFSNAAAIRRHVFRA; the protein is encoded by the coding sequence GTGATCGCCGTACTGGGCCTCGTCGTGGGAGTCGTGGCCGGCCTGTTGGTCCAGCCCGAGGTGCCGGCGGCCGTCGAGCCGTACCTGCCGATCGCCGTCGTGGCGGCGCTCGACGCGGTCTTCGGCGGACTGCGGGCCATGCTCGACGGCATCTTCGACGACAAGGTCTTCGTGGTGTCGTTCCTGTCCAACGTGGTGGTCGCCGCGCTGATCGTGTTCCTCGGCGACAAGCTGGGCGTGGGCGCCCAGCTCTCCACCGGCGTCGTGGTCGTGCTGGGCATCCGCATCTTCTCCAACGCCGCGGCGATCCGCCGGCACGTCTTCCGGGCGTGA
- a CDS encoding DUF881 domain-containing protein, with product MSDHDERPADRLRQALPDEVPPTDAPGKNGPPGKDGPAGKDEQPAAPGEGAPKEPTAAPDALSPAPEPPAPLTGRERLVNGLWPPRVTRAQLIVALLLFGLGFGLAVQVASNSGGGSALRGARQEDLVRILDELDDRTERLEDERRGLEKQREELENSSDQAEEARRQTLEKERQLGILAGTVAAQGPGITMTIEDTKGTVEADMLLDAVQELRAAGAEAIQVNGVRIVAGTYLTESGKSVSVDGNKINAPYRFLVIGKPQDLEPALNIPGGVVQTLEKEQATVTVERSSKIIVDALRAAKRPDYARSSSR from the coding sequence ATGAGCGACCACGACGAGCGGCCCGCCGACCGCCTCCGCCAGGCCCTGCCCGACGAGGTGCCGCCCACCGACGCGCCCGGGAAGAACGGCCCGCCCGGAAAGGACGGCCCGGCGGGGAAGGACGAGCAGCCCGCCGCACCGGGGGAGGGCGCCCCCAAGGAGCCCACCGCGGCCCCGGACGCCCTGTCACCGGCCCCGGAGCCCCCGGCTCCGCTGACCGGCCGGGAGCGCCTGGTGAACGGCCTGTGGCCGCCCCGCGTCACCCGGGCCCAACTCATCGTCGCCCTGCTCCTGTTCGGCCTCGGCTTCGGGCTGGCCGTCCAGGTGGCGTCCAACAGCGGCGGCGGCAGCGCGCTGCGCGGCGCCCGCCAGGAGGATCTGGTCCGTATCCTCGATGAACTCGACGACCGCACCGAGCGTCTGGAGGATGAGAGGCGGGGCCTGGAGAAGCAGCGCGAGGAGTTGGAGAACAGCTCCGACCAGGCCGAGGAGGCCCGCAGGCAGACGCTGGAGAAGGAGCGTCAACTCGGCATCCTCGCGGGCACGGTGGCCGCGCAGGGGCCCGGCATCACGATGACGATCGAGGACACGAAGGGGACGGTCGAGGCGGACATGCTGCTCGACGCGGTCCAGGAGCTGCGCGCGGCGGGTGCCGAGGCGATCCAGGTGAACGGCGTGCGGATCGTGGCCGGCACGTATCTGACGGAATCGGGCAAGAGTGTGAGTGTCGACGGGAACAAGATCAACGCGCCCTATCGTTTCCTGGTCATCGGCAAGCCGCAGGACCTGGAACCGGCACTCAACATCCCTGGGGGCGTCGTGCAGACTCTCGAAAAGGAACAGGCCACCGTTACTGTGGAGCGGTCGAGCAAGATCATTGTGGACGCCTTGCGAGCGGCGAAGCGGCCTGACTACGCTCGGTCGTCCTCGCGGTGA
- a CDS encoding FHA domain-containing protein translates to MSALVCTRCGNRNGENSRFCSHCGAPLRGGAAAERSSETTSTISISGLEAYDAEVTGQTAMPSLSPEAQAAVDALPLGSALLVVRRGPNSGSRFLLDGELTTAGRHPQSDIFLDDVTVSRRHVEFRRGADGSFTVADVGSLNGTYVNRERIDQVALSNGDEVQIGKYRLVFYASQRGY, encoded by the coding sequence ATGTCGGCCCTGGTCTGTACGAGGTGCGGAAACCGCAACGGGGAGAACAGCCGCTTCTGCTCCCACTGCGGCGCTCCGCTGCGTGGCGGGGCGGCTGCGGAGCGTTCCTCCGAGACGACGTCCACGATCTCCATCTCCGGCCTGGAGGCGTACGACGCCGAGGTCACCGGGCAGACGGCGATGCCGTCCCTGTCGCCCGAGGCGCAGGCGGCCGTCGACGCGCTGCCGCTGGGCTCCGCCCTCCTCGTGGTGCGCCGCGGTCCGAACTCGGGCAGCCGCTTCCTGCTGGACGGTGAGCTGACCACCGCGGGACGCCATCCGCAGAGCGACATCTTCCTGGACGACGTGACGGTCTCGCGCCGGCACGTGGAGTTCCGCCGCGGCGCGGACGGCTCGTTCACGGTGGCCGACGTCGGCAGCCTGAACGGGACGTACGTCAACCGGGAGCGGATCGACCAGGTCGCGCTGTCGAACGGCGACGAGGTGCAGATCGGCAAGTACCGGCTGGTCTTCTACGCGAGCCAGCGGGGCTACTGA
- a CDS encoding MerR family transcriptional regulator, which produces MLQTPSGGAGHGTTAADSGLMSIGTVLHALRDEFPDITISKIRFLESEGLVEPRRTPAGYRKFSARDVERLGQVLRIQRDHYLPLKAIREHLDAVERGEAVRLPSLGRQRDGESPEAPDEGPTAARIGRDELLAAAGIDSGDLEEWESYGLIAPLPDGAYDAEAVTVAALVTELGRFGIEPRHLRVMKAAADREAGLVEQVVAPLRRHRNPQTRAHAEERTNELAGLTVRLHAALVRTALGVRLP; this is translated from the coding sequence ATGCTTCAAACACCGAGCGGTGGTGCCGGACACGGCACCACCGCCGCGGACAGTGGGCTGATGAGCATCGGCACGGTGCTGCACGCGCTGCGCGACGAGTTTCCCGACATCACCATCTCCAAGATCCGTTTCCTGGAGTCGGAGGGGCTCGTCGAGCCGCGGCGGACCCCTGCCGGGTACCGCAAGTTCAGCGCGCGCGACGTCGAGCGGCTCGGCCAGGTGCTGCGCATACAGCGGGACCACTACCTGCCGCTCAAGGCGATCCGGGAGCACCTGGACGCCGTGGAGCGCGGCGAGGCGGTGCGCCTGCCGTCCCTGGGCCGGCAGCGGGACGGTGAGTCCCCCGAGGCGCCCGACGAGGGGCCGACGGCCGCCCGTATCGGCCGTGACGAGCTGCTGGCCGCCGCCGGGATCGACAGCGGCGACCTGGAGGAGTGGGAGTCCTACGGGCTCATCGCCCCGCTGCCCGACGGGGCCTACGACGCCGAGGCGGTCACCGTGGCCGCGCTCGTGACGGAACTGGGGCGGTTCGGGATCGAGCCGCGCCACCTGCGGGTGATGAAGGCCGCCGCCGACCGGGAGGCCGGTCTGGTGGAGCAGGTGGTGGCCCCGCTCAGGCGCCACCGCAACCCGCAGACCAGGGCGCATGCCGAGGAGCGCACCAACGAGCTGGCGGGACTGACGGTGCGGCTGCACGCGGCGCTGGTGCGGACCGCCCTCGGGGTGCGCCTGCCCTGA
- a CDS encoding bifunctional nuclease family protein, with the protein MNELDVVGVRVEMPSNQPIVLLREVGGDRYLPIWIGPGEATAIAFAQQGMAPARPLTHDLFKDVLEAVGQELTEVRITDLREGVFYAELVFASGVEVSARPSDAIALALRTGTPIYGSDEVLDDAGIAIPDEQEDEVEKFREFLDQISPEDFGTSNQ; encoded by the coding sequence GTGAACGAGCTCGATGTCGTAGGTGTCCGGGTCGAGATGCCCTCCAACCAACCGATCGTGCTGCTGCGCGAGGTGGGAGGCGACCGTTACCTTCCCATCTGGATCGGACCGGGGGAGGCGACGGCGATCGCCTTCGCCCAGCAGGGCATGGCTCCGGCGCGGCCGCTGACCCACGACCTGTTCAAGGACGTGCTGGAAGCCGTCGGCCAGGAGCTCACGGAAGTACGCATCACGGACCTGCGTGAGGGGGTCTTCTACGCCGAGCTGGTCTTCGCGAGCGGAGTCGAGGTGAGCGCCCGGCCGTCCGACGCCATAGCGCTCGCCCTGCGCACCGGAACGCCGATCTACGGCAGCGACGAGGTGCTCGACGACGCCGGGATCGCCATTCCGGACGAGCAGGAGGACGAAGTGGAGAAGTTCCGCGAGTTCCTCGACCAGATCTCGCCCGAGGACTTCGGCACCAGCAATCAGTGA
- a CDS encoding MerR family transcriptional regulator, translating to MRISGDGTAGDGAGGLGAGGPYPPPGARLRPGGGHTPHGGRADHAPQRPTAVPSGGGATAMATEQIGYRGPTACAAAGITYRQLDYWARTGLVEPSVRPAHGSGTQRLYSFRDVVVLKIVKRFLDTGVSLQNIRTTVRHLRERGFRDLERMTLMSDGATVYECTSPDEVHALLQGGQGIFGIAVGVVWRDVEGALSQLHGERIDTGETLVGHNPADELARRRNRAV from the coding sequence GTGAGGATCAGCGGCGACGGTACGGCTGGGGATGGCGCCGGCGGCCTCGGGGCGGGCGGACCGTACCCGCCACCGGGGGCCAGGCTCCGGCCGGGCGGGGGACACACCCCGCACGGCGGCAGGGCCGATCACGCTCCGCAGCGACCGACGGCCGTGCCCAGCGGCGGAGGAGCGACGGCCATGGCGACCGAGCAGATCGGCTACCGCGGGCCGACGGCGTGCGCCGCGGCCGGCATCACCTACCGGCAGCTCGACTACTGGGCCCGCACCGGGCTCGTGGAGCCCAGCGTGCGGCCCGCGCACGGCTCCGGCACCCAGCGCCTCTACAGCTTCCGCGACGTCGTCGTCCTGAAGATCGTCAAGCGGTTCCTCGACACCGGCGTCTCCCTCCAGAACATCCGGACCACCGTCCGTCACCTGCGGGAGCGGGGCTTTCGCGACCTGGAGCGGATGACGCTGATGAGCGACGGTGCCACGGTCTACGAGTGCACCTCGCCCGACGAGGTCCACGCCCTGCTCCAGGGCGGCCAGGGCATCTTCGGCATCGCCGTCGGCGTGGTCTGGCGCGACGTCGAGGGCGCCCTGTCGCAGCTCCACGGGGAGCGCATCGACACGGGGGAGACCCTCGTCGGGCACAATCCCGCCGACGAGCTGGCCCGCCGCCGGAACAGGGCGGTCTGA
- a CDS encoding DNA polymerase IV, which yields MRAAPTILHLDMDAFFASVEQASKPSLRGKAVVVGGLGPRGVVATASYEARVFGVRSAMPMGQARRLAPHAAYLVPRFGLYRSISEQVMGLLRALSPLVEPLSLDEAFVDLEAGGAAWDAASAREAGARLRAGIRQATGLTGSVGLAASKMLAKIASEEAKPDGLVLIEPGTERDLLAPMPVRTLPGVGPATGDHLRRAGITTVGEIAEAGEDELVRLVGKAHGHGLYAMALAHDERPVVAERETKSVSVEDTYDVDIHDRVRVGVEVRGLADRCVRRLREAGLSGRTIVLKVRRYDFSTLTRSETLRGPTDDPAVVREAAGRLLDTVDTTGGVRLLGVGVSGLAHYTQEDLFAQAAGERADEPAAEPAEPTGPAEPAGRPDGRRWPSGHDLRHARYGHGWAQGSGLGRVTVRFETPYSGPGRVRTFPVDDPELEPAEPLPLVPPGKGGGEGGGEGGGGPEATGA from the coding sequence GTGAGAGCCGCGCCCACGATCCTGCACCTGGACATGGATGCCTTCTTCGCCTCGGTGGAGCAGGCGTCGAAGCCGAGTCTGCGCGGGAAGGCCGTCGTCGTGGGCGGGCTCGGGCCGCGGGGCGTGGTCGCCACCGCCTCCTACGAGGCCCGTGTCTTCGGCGTGCGCTCCGCGATGCCCATGGGCCAGGCCCGCCGGCTCGCCCCGCACGCCGCCTACCTGGTGCCCCGCTTCGGGCTGTACCGGTCGATCAGCGAGCAGGTGATGGGGTTGCTGCGGGCGCTGTCGCCGCTGGTGGAGCCGTTGAGCCTGGACGAGGCGTTCGTGGACCTGGAGGCCGGCGGGGCCGCCTGGGACGCCGCCTCGGCGCGGGAGGCGGGGGCGCGGCTGCGGGCCGGCATCCGGCAGGCCACCGGGCTGACCGGCTCGGTGGGGCTGGCCGCCTCCAAGATGCTCGCCAAGATCGCCTCCGAGGAGGCCAAGCCCGACGGACTGGTGCTGATCGAGCCGGGCACCGAGCGGGACCTGCTGGCGCCCATGCCGGTGCGCACCCTGCCGGGCGTCGGGCCGGCCACCGGCGACCACCTGCGGCGGGCGGGCATCACCACCGTCGGCGAGATCGCCGAGGCGGGCGAGGACGAACTGGTGCGGCTGGTCGGCAAGGCCCACGGGCACGGCCTGTACGCGATGGCGCTGGCCCACGACGAGCGGCCGGTGGTCGCCGAGCGGGAGACCAAGTCGGTCTCGGTCGAGGACACCTACGACGTCGACATCCACGACCGGGTGCGGGTCGGGGTGGAGGTGCGCGGGCTGGCCGACCGGTGCGTGCGGCGGCTGCGCGAGGCCGGGCTGTCCGGGCGGACCATCGTCCTCAAGGTCCGCCGCTACGACTTCTCGACGCTGACCCGCTCCGAGACGCTGCGCGGGCCCACGGACGACCCCGCCGTGGTCCGGGAGGCCGCGGGGCGGCTGCTGGACACGGTGGACACCACGGGCGGGGTGCGGCTGCTCGGGGTCGGCGTCAGCGGTCTCGCCCACTACACGCAGGAGGACCTGTTCGCGCAGGCGGCGGGCGAGCGTGCCGACGAACCGGCCGCCGAGCCGGCAGAGCCCACCGGGCCGGCCGAGCCCGCGGGGCGGCCGGACGGGCGCCGGTGGCCGTCGGGGCACGATCTGCGGCACGCGCGGTACGGGCACGGCTGGGCGCAGGGCAGTGGGCTGGGCCGGGTCACGGTGCGGTTCGAGACGCCGTACTCCGGACCGGGCCGGGTGCGGACCTTCCCGGTGGACGATCCGGAGCTGGAGCCGGCGGAGCCGCTGCCGCTGGTCCCGCCCGGCAAAGGCGGAGGCGAGGGCGGAGGCGAGGGCGGGGGCGGCCCCGAGGCGACGGGCGCGTGA
- a CDS encoding PRC-barrel domain-containing protein, producing the protein MRTDIDPRNLIGRKAFDRNGTKIGTIDEVYLDDATGIPEWAAIRTGLFGRDAFVPLEPSELVDGTLRVPFDRALVKEAPDFGVGRHLSPEQELQLYHHYGLDVAAPPPPPDRDFGNLAGRGSEDT; encoded by the coding sequence GTGCGTACCGACATCGACCCGCGCAACCTGATCGGCCGCAAGGCGTTCGACCGCAACGGCACCAAGATCGGCACCATCGACGAGGTCTATCTCGACGACGCCACCGGCATCCCCGAGTGGGCCGCCATACGGACCGGGCTCTTCGGCCGAGACGCCTTCGTGCCCCTGGAGCCCAGCGAACTCGTGGACGGCACCCTGCGCGTGCCCTTCGACCGGGCCCTGGTCAAGGAGGCCCCCGACTTCGGCGTCGGCCGCCACCTCTCCCCGGAGCAGGAGCTCCAGCTCTACCACCACTACGGCCTCGACGTGGCCGCCCCTCCCCCGCCGCCGGACCGCGACTTCGGCAACCTGGCCGGCCGGGGCAGCGAGGACACCTGA